In one window of Streptomyces sp. NBC_01224 DNA:
- a CDS encoding TPM domain-containing protein — MSRTRISIPGRALLAVLLTVCWLALPAAPTARADDPVTLSKDGQITDKVGALGDRRDQVTAALDRLYADRRIQLFVVYVRDFSGRSAQSWADETANRNGLGREDVLLAVATHDRQYAYTVEQGSRLTDAQLQDVASTAIEPALREHDWAGAAIGAANGYSAVLADKAVPTPTIRPGVADPGTGNSGGTSAADLILPVVVVGGAAVVAGYAYTRRRRRATTRTTPGATGWGPGSAASGPPPRPPTPLPELDARAKELLVDTDDAVRTSEEELGFATAQFGEEAAAPFTEAVTYAKGELTATFRLRQQLDDAFPEDDATRRRMLDEIISRCADANARLDAVSEDFDRLRALERNAPQALATAETAFRALAGHVSAAEAALTAMRSRYAESASAPVAGAVEQAKDRLVFATSGLNQARQSVDSGNNAAAAVYVRATEGAVDQATTLVDAVDRRSRELAEAAGRLPAALTETETDLADAGGLLEGTAEGVSTADLRGRIARAQSVLGDVKGEMQAGPYDPIDALRRVEEADAALDEALAGAREQEQGDRRARSLLDQATLTARSAIAAAADYITTNRGAVGSQARTRLAEAQRRLDRSRELAGTGDPQGALAQAQQADSLAGQALSLAEQDVRSYGGRSGPGGMQGGGGGVGGAVLGGIILGGLLGGGGGRGGGYAGGFGGGYGGGGGPGSFGGGGTRGRRGGGGRF, encoded by the coding sequence GTGAGCCGTACCCGGATATCCATACCGGGCCGGGCCCTTCTCGCCGTGCTGTTGACGGTGTGCTGGCTGGCCCTTCCCGCCGCGCCGACCGCTCGCGCCGACGATCCCGTCACCCTGTCCAAGGACGGCCAGATCACCGACAAGGTGGGGGCGCTCGGGGACCGCAGGGACCAGGTCACGGCCGCGCTCGACCGGCTGTACGCCGACCGCCGCATCCAGCTCTTCGTGGTCTACGTACGGGACTTCTCCGGCCGGTCCGCGCAGAGCTGGGCCGATGAGACGGCCAACCGCAACGGCCTCGGCCGCGAGGACGTCCTGCTCGCCGTCGCCACCCACGACCGGCAGTACGCGTACACCGTCGAACAGGGCTCACGCCTCACCGATGCCCAGCTCCAGGACGTGGCGAGCACGGCGATCGAGCCCGCGCTCAGGGAGCACGACTGGGCCGGCGCGGCGATCGGCGCCGCGAACGGGTACTCCGCCGTGCTGGCCGACAAGGCCGTGCCCACCCCGACGATCAGGCCTGGCGTCGCCGATCCCGGAACCGGGAATTCCGGCGGGACGAGTGCCGCGGACCTGATTCTGCCGGTGGTCGTCGTCGGCGGGGCGGCAGTGGTCGCCGGCTATGCGTACACCCGGCGCAGGAGGCGGGCCACGACCCGCACCACGCCCGGTGCGACCGGCTGGGGTCCGGGCTCCGCCGCATCGGGCCCGCCACCCCGGCCACCGACTCCGTTGCCGGAACTCGATGCCCGTGCGAAGGAGTTGCTGGTGGACACCGACGACGCCGTCCGCACCAGTGAGGAGGAACTGGGTTTTGCCACCGCCCAGTTCGGTGAAGAGGCCGCAGCCCCGTTCACCGAGGCCGTCACCTACGCGAAGGGCGAGCTGACGGCCACGTTCCGGTTGCGCCAGCAGCTGGACGACGCCTTTCCCGAGGACGATGCGACGCGGCGCCGGATGCTGGACGAGATCATCAGCCGCTGCGCGGACGCCAACGCCCGCCTCGACGCCGTGTCCGAGGACTTCGACCGGCTGCGCGCCCTGGAACGCAACGCTCCGCAGGCCCTGGCCACGGCCGAGACCGCTTTCCGCGCTCTCGCCGGCCACGTCTCCGCTGCCGAGGCCGCTCTGACAGCGATGCGCAGCCGGTACGCGGAGTCGGCCTCGGCGCCGGTCGCGGGCGCCGTCGAACAGGCCAAGGACCGGCTCGTCTTCGCCACGTCCGGTCTCAACCAGGCCCGGCAGTCGGTGGACAGCGGGAACAACGCCGCAGCGGCGGTGTATGTACGGGCCACCGAGGGCGCTGTCGACCAGGCGACCACTCTCGTCGATGCCGTGGACCGGCGGAGCCGGGAACTCGCGGAGGCAGCGGGCAGACTGCCTGCCGCACTCACCGAGACGGAAACCGACCTGGCCGATGCGGGCGGGCTGCTCGAAGGCACCGCGGAGGGTGTGTCGACGGCGGACCTACGGGGCCGGATCGCGCGCGCGCAGTCGGTGCTCGGTGACGTGAAGGGGGAGATGCAGGCCGGTCCGTACGACCCCATCGACGCACTGCGCAGGGTGGAGGAGGCCGATGCGGCGCTCGACGAGGCGCTGGCCGGCGCCCGCGAGCAGGAGCAGGGCGACCGGCGGGCCCGCTCCCTTCTCGACCAGGCGACACTCACCGCGCGTTCGGCGATCGCCGCCGCAGCCGACTACATCACCACCAACCGCGGAGCCGTGGGCAGCCAGGCCCGGACCCGCCTCGCGGAGGCCCAGCGGCGGCTCGACCGGTCCCGTGAACTGGCCGGGACCGGCGATCCCCAGGGCGCGCTGGCCCAGGCGCAGCAGGCGGATTCCCTGGCCGGGCAGGCCCTGAGCCTGGCCGAACAGGATGTGCGGTCGTACGGGGGCCGAAGCGGTCCGGGCGGTATGCAGGGAGGGGGCGGCGGGGTCGGCGGGGCGGTGCTCGGCGGGATCATCCTCGGCGGACTCCTGGGCGGCGGGGGCGGCCGCGGCGGGGGTTACGCAGGAGGCTTCGGCGGGGGTTACGGAGGGGGCGGCGGGCCGGGCAGTTTCGGCGGCGGGGGCACGCGCGGCCGGCGGGGCGGCGGTGGCCGCTTCTGA
- a CDS encoding PspA/IM30 family protein: MTKQTVLGRVTQLAKANINALLDQAEDPQKMLDQLIRDYTANISEAEQAVAATIGNLRLMEQDHQEDVDAAKEWGGKALAASRKADELRAGGAGAEADKFDNLAKVALGRQLRSEKEAKTAEPTIASQTEVVDKLKSGLDQMKTKLTELKSKRDELVARAKSAQAQNRMMDSVKNIDVLDPTSELSRFEDKVRREEAKALGKQELAASSLDAQFEQLDGLGDSAEVEARLAALKTAS; this comes from the coding sequence ATGACCAAGCAGACCGTCCTCGGCCGCGTCACCCAGCTGGCGAAGGCCAACATCAACGCGTTGCTGGATCAGGCGGAGGATCCGCAGAAGATGCTGGACCAGCTGATCCGCGACTACACGGCCAACATCTCGGAGGCCGAGCAGGCTGTCGCCGCGACCATCGGCAATCTGCGGCTGATGGAACAGGATCACCAGGAGGACGTGGACGCGGCCAAGGAGTGGGGCGGCAAGGCGCTCGCCGCCAGTCGCAAGGCCGATGAGCTGCGGGCGGGCGGGGCGGGCGCGGAGGCGGACAAGTTCGACAACCTGGCCAAGGTCGCGCTCGGCCGTCAGCTCCGGTCGGAGAAGGAGGCGAAGACCGCGGAGCCGACCATCGCCTCGCAGACCGAGGTGGTGGACAAGCTCAAGTCCGGCCTGGACCAGATGAAGACCAAGCTGACGGAGCTGAAGTCCAAGCGTGACGAGCTCGTCGCACGCGCCAAGTCCGCCCAGGCGCAGAACCGGATGATGGACTCCGTCAAGAACATCGATGTGCTCGACCCGACCAGCGAACTCAGTCGTTTCGAGGACAAGGTACGGCGCGAGGAGGCGAAGGCGCTGGGCAAGCAGGAACTCGCCGCTTCGTCCCTGGACGCCCAGTTCGAGCAGTTGGACGGCCTGGGCGACAGCGCCGAGGTCGAGGCCCGTCTCGCCGCGCTGAAGACGGCCTCGTGA
- a CDS encoding SpoIIE family protein phosphatase: protein MWQSSPPGSIYDYIRVASFSIGPDGLIEQWSRRAAGLFGVPADKAVGMDPVEAFMPAELRRDGHRRVGEILDGKEWTGLVPFRIPGEDPVHGLAEIYVMPSETGTGERAALCIVVDVRALRRIETDLAASQAIFGQSPFGFVLFGTDLTVIRANQRFATVFGGQAADHRGRTVDDYLSRPEADRLTATLERVLDTGASVTDLQLVGTAPGDSDNRHWSMNLYRVHSGSGRPIGIAGLATDVTRRHIAARDAASARRNLALLNEASARIGNSLDLETTARELLDVAVPGFCDLASVDLYQGLLTGDDAPPGSWDSLRQESVGGSAELRRVALASAVSDALPATAADTAAPGTDTGPPALGAVHRFSYNSPCAIALRTRQVEDVPGDDRGFVQSTLAVPMVAHDTVVGLVQFSRTKGSEPFGERDRALATELAARAAVCIDNARLYRREHERALILQRSLLPPGDPVAAGLDIACRYLPGNTATEVGGDWFDVIELPGHRTALVVGDVMGRGLRAAVAMGELRTAVRTLALLDLEPAEVLSALDEVARGLGTPGGGTSSSDGFGGGAQWPSRAAHKSREADLSEVYLATCVYAVYDPVTRRCTFANAGHLPPAVVEPGEPAMLLDVPPGMPLGVGGEPFEEVEVELKEGALLALYTDGLVESRDHPLDEGLDALRGALVEPERPLEDVCDHVLTTLDTRHGEDDIALLMARIRGLPADAVGDWRLPREPRSVGRARELARGRLLAWGLEELVDTTELLVSELVTNALRYGEGEIRLRLLRDRTLVCEVWDAGLVQPRRRRARDTDEGGRGLQLVGLLSVAWGSRRTPRGKTVWFELALPDGEPAAERTVEQLLSMF from the coding sequence GTGTGGCAGAGCAGCCCGCCTGGCTCGATCTATGACTACATCAGGGTCGCCTCCTTCTCGATCGGCCCCGACGGCCTGATCGAGCAGTGGAGCCGGCGGGCCGCCGGCCTCTTCGGCGTTCCCGCGGACAAAGCGGTAGGCATGGATCCGGTCGAGGCGTTCATGCCCGCCGAACTGCGCAGGGACGGCCACCGCCGGGTCGGCGAGATCCTCGACGGCAAGGAGTGGACGGGACTCGTCCCCTTCCGGATACCGGGCGAGGACCCCGTGCACGGGCTCGCCGAGATCTATGTGATGCCGAGCGAGACGGGGACCGGGGAACGTGCCGCGCTCTGCATCGTCGTGGACGTCCGCGCGCTGCGCCGCATCGAGACGGACCTTGCTGCGTCACAGGCCATATTCGGCCAATCTCCCTTCGGCTTCGTGCTGTTCGGTACGGACCTCACGGTGATACGGGCCAACCAGCGCTTCGCCACCGTCTTCGGCGGCCAGGCCGCCGACCACCGCGGTCGTACGGTCGACGACTACCTCTCCCGTCCCGAGGCCGACCGGCTCACCGCCACGCTGGAGCGCGTTCTGGATACCGGCGCGTCCGTCACCGATCTCCAGCTCGTCGGCACCGCGCCCGGCGACAGCGACAACCGCCACTGGTCCATGAACCTCTACCGCGTGCACAGCGGATCGGGCCGCCCCATCGGCATCGCCGGACTGGCCACCGATGTGACCCGACGGCACATCGCTGCCCGCGATGCCGCCAGCGCCCGCCGCAACCTCGCCCTGCTCAACGAGGCCAGTGCCCGTATCGGCAACTCCCTCGACCTGGAGACCACCGCCCGCGAACTCCTCGATGTCGCCGTGCCCGGCTTCTGCGACCTTGCCTCCGTCGACCTCTACCAAGGGCTGCTCACCGGCGACGACGCGCCGCCCGGCAGCTGGGATTCGCTCCGTCAGGAGTCCGTCGGCGGCTCCGCCGAACTGCGCCGTGTCGCCCTTGCCAGCGCCGTGTCGGACGCGCTGCCCGCCACCGCAGCGGACACCGCCGCACCCGGCACGGACACCGGCCCGCCCGCGCTCGGCGCCGTGCACCGCTTCTCGTACAACTCGCCCTGTGCCATTGCCCTGCGCACCCGTCAGGTCGAGGATGTGCCCGGCGACGACCGGGGCTTCGTCCAGTCCACGCTCGCCGTACCGATGGTCGCCCACGACACGGTGGTCGGTCTCGTCCAGTTCTCCCGTACGAAGGGCAGCGAACCCTTCGGCGAGAGAGACCGCGCACTGGCCACCGAACTCGCCGCGCGTGCCGCGGTCTGTATCGACAACGCCCGCCTCTACCGACGCGAGCACGAGCGCGCACTGATCCTCCAGCGCAGCCTCCTGCCGCCCGGCGACCCCGTGGCCGCAGGCCTGGACATCGCCTGCCGCTACCTCCCCGGCAACACGGCCACCGAGGTGGGCGGCGACTGGTTCGACGTGATCGAACTCCCCGGCCACCGGACCGCCCTCGTCGTCGGCGACGTCATGGGCCGTGGCCTGCGGGCCGCCGTGGCCATGGGCGAACTGCGCACCGCCGTACGGACCCTGGCCCTCCTGGACCTGGAACCCGCCGAAGTGCTGTCCGCACTCGACGAGGTCGCCCGCGGGCTCGGCACCCCCGGCGGCGGCACCTCCTCATCCGACGGTTTCGGCGGCGGCGCCCAGTGGCCCTCGAGGGCCGCTCACAAGTCCCGGGAGGCAGATCTCTCCGAGGTCTACCTGGCGACCTGCGTCTACGCGGTCTACGACCCGGTCACCCGGCGGTGCACCTTCGCCAACGCCGGCCATCTCCCCCCTGCCGTGGTCGAGCCGGGCGAACCGGCCATGCTGCTCGACGTCCCGCCCGGGATGCCGCTCGGCGTCGGCGGCGAACCCTTCGAGGAGGTCGAGGTCGAGCTGAAGGAGGGCGCCCTGCTCGCCCTCTACACGGACGGCCTCGTCGAGTCCCGCGACCATCCGCTCGACGAAGGGCTGGATGCCCTGCGCGGTGCGCTCGTCGAACCGGAACGACCGCTCGAAGACGTCTGCGACCACGTACTGACCACCCTCGACACCCGGCACGGCGAGGACGACATCGCCCTGCTCATGGCCCGCATCCGGGGGCTGCCGGCCGACGCCGTCGGCGACTGGCGGCTGCCCCGCGAACCCCGCTCCGTCGGCCGCGCCCGTGAACTGGCCCGTGGCCGGCTGCTCGCCTGGGGGCTCGAGGAGCTGGTGGACACCACCGAACTACTGGTCAGCGAACTGGTAACCAACGCCCTGCGGTACGGGGAGGGCGAGATCCGGCTCAGGCTGCTGCGCGACCGTACGCTCGTGTGCGAGGTATGGGACGCGGGTCTCGTCCAGCCGCGGCGGCGGCGGGCACGCGACACCGATGAGGGCGGGCGTGGGCTGCAGCTGGTCGGGCTGCTGAGTGTGGCCTGGGGGTCGAGGCGCACACCGCGCGGCAAGACCGTCTGGTTCGAACTGGCGCTGCCCGACGGGGAGCCGGCCGCCGAGCGCACGGTCGAGCAGCTGCTGAGCATGTTCTGA
- a CDS encoding ATP-binding protein — protein MIGVIDTEGDCAEWTFPAVPGAVRSARHAVHEALRGWGLDAAVGDMTVLLVSELVTNSMQYTSGPIGVRLVRPHLNGHAPAARPGLLVEVSDPLPDPPTERMAGPDDEGGRGLQLVACSARRWGTRRGKTGKTVWFELALPG, from the coding sequence GTGATCGGCGTGATCGACACCGAAGGCGACTGCGCCGAGTGGACCTTTCCGGCTGTGCCGGGCGCCGTGCGTTCCGCGCGGCATGCCGTCCATGAGGCGTTGCGCGGCTGGGGGCTCGACGCTGCCGTCGGGGATATGACAGTTCTGCTGGTCAGTGAGTTGGTGACCAACTCCATGCAGTACACATCGGGCCCCATCGGCGTACGGCTGGTGCGCCCTCATCTCAACGGTCATGCTCCCGCCGCCCGTCCCGGACTGCTCGTGGAAGTCTCCGATCCGCTTCCGGATCCGCCCACCGAACGTATGGCGGGACCCGATGACGAGGGCGGCAGAGGGCTGCAGCTGGTGGCCTGTTCTGCTCGCCGCTGGGGGACCAGACGCGGAAAGACCGGCAAGACCGTGTGGTTCGAGCTGGCCCTGCCTGGTTAG
- a CDS encoding (deoxy)nucleoside triphosphate pyrophosphohydrolase: MNDRVVVAGAVYDRGRLLAARRSAPPELAGRWELPGGKLEPGESGEQALVRELREELGVETEPLERIPGEWPLKPGYVLRVWTARLVSGVPAPLQDHDELRWLGPGESDAVDWLDQDLPAVAEAMRRLPDDAPR; encoded by the coding sequence ATGAACGATCGTGTGGTGGTGGCCGGAGCCGTCTACGACCGGGGCCGCCTGCTGGCCGCCCGCCGTAGCGCCCCGCCCGAGCTGGCCGGCCGGTGGGAGCTGCCCGGCGGGAAGCTGGAGCCGGGAGAGAGCGGCGAGCAGGCGCTCGTACGGGAGCTCCGCGAGGAGCTCGGCGTGGAGACGGAGCCGCTGGAGCGCATCCCCGGTGAGTGGCCGCTGAAGCCCGGGTACGTGCTCCGGGTGTGGACGGCCCGTCTGGTGTCCGGGGTGCCCGCACCGCTCCAGGACCATGACGAACTGCGCTGGCTCGGGCCCGGTGAGAGCGACGCGGTCGACTGGCTGGACCAGGACCTGCCCGCGGTCGCGGAGGCGATGCGCCGCCTGCCGGACGATGCGCCCCGCTGA
- a CDS encoding SPOR domain-containing protein produces MSDNGAELPWLVIRQDDNGNRYRVGRYATRSEAQKTADKLDAHGHKQLYWVERAGQSARP; encoded by the coding sequence ATGAGCGACAACGGTGCCGAGCTCCCTTGGCTGGTGATACGGCAGGACGACAACGGCAATCGCTACCGCGTCGGCAGGTATGCCACACGGAGTGAGGCCCAGAAGACCGCCGACAAGCTCGACGCCCACGGTCACAAGCAGCTCTATTGGGTGGAGCGCGCCGGGCAGAGTGCCCGGCCGTAG
- a CDS encoding GntR family transcriptional regulator, which produces MTFGEQPAYLRVASDLREKIVSGSLPPHARLPSQARIREEYGVSDTVALEARKVLMAEGLVEGRSGSGTYVRERPVPRRIARSGYRTGAGASPFRQEQTAEGARGTWESRSEQEGASVEIAERLGIEPGDRVMRTRYTFREAGEPMMLSTSWEPLAVTGRTPVMLPEEGPLGGCGVVERMAAIDVVVDNVAEQVGARPGLAEELLALGGVPGHVVMVIERTYYASGRPVETADVVVPADRFRIAYHLPVR; this is translated from the coding sequence GTGACTTTCGGTGAGCAGCCCGCCTATCTGCGCGTTGCGAGCGATCTGAGAGAGAAGATCGTCAGCGGTTCGCTGCCGCCGCATGCGCGCCTGCCGTCGCAGGCCCGTATCCGTGAGGAGTACGGAGTCTCGGACACCGTCGCGCTGGAGGCGCGCAAGGTGCTCATGGCCGAGGGCCTGGTCGAGGGACGTTCCGGCTCCGGTACGTATGTGCGTGAGCGCCCGGTCCCGCGCCGGATCGCCCGCTCCGGCTACCGGACCGGGGCCGGGGCCAGCCCATTCCGCCAGGAGCAGACGGCGGAGGGGGCGCGCGGGACCTGGGAGTCCCGCAGTGAGCAGGAGGGCGCGAGCGTCGAGATCGCCGAGCGCCTCGGCATCGAACCCGGCGACCGGGTGATGCGTACGAGATACACCTTCCGGGAGGCCGGGGAGCCGATGATGCTTTCCACGTCCTGGGAACCCCTCGCCGTGACGGGGCGTACGCCGGTGATGCTGCCGGAGGAAGGCCCGTTGGGCGGCTGCGGGGTGGTCGAGCGGATGGCCGCGATCGACGTCGTCGTCGATAACGTGGCCGAGCAGGTCGGCGCGCGCCCGGGGCTGGCGGAGGAACTCCTGGCGCTCGGCGGCGTACCGGGCCATGTGGTGATGGTGATCGAGCGTACGTATTACGCATCGGGTCGCCCGGTCGAGACGGCGGACGTGGTGGTACCCGCCGATCGCTTCCGGATCGCCTACCACCTTCCGGTCAGGTGA